A region of the Syntrophales bacterium genome:
TTGGCTGGCAGGTGGATTGGAACTGCTTAGACGATCAGATATTATTGTTATGTTGCCCGGATGGAAGTTTTCACAGGGATCAATACAGGAATATCATACTGCTAAACTGTTAGGAATAAAAGTCGAGGAGGGGGAAATCTATGGAAAAGAAAAAATATTACCACTACACACTTGAGGAAATCAATGGAGAGCAGGAGTATGTCTATGATTACCTTATCGAGACCGAAAGTCTTGAGGATGCTGAAGAAATCGCCAATGCACATGCCGGCACATTCTATTCAGATGAATCAGAAGAAGTATGTGGCGGAAGTTATGTATTCTTCGGTGGCGCGATTTCTGTGGAAATCCTGTCAGTGGCTGAAATTACAAAGGAGGATTTTATTAGAAACATGCTCCAGAGAGCTACTCTAAAAGCAGCATAATCCTTTGATTTATGGGATGGGACGTTAAATAGCGTCTCATCCCCCTCATCCCATCACGTGTCCTTCTTCCCATTGGGAGGTCCAACAAAATGGACTTTTCAGTAGGGAGAAGGACACCTTCTTCCTTAATTTAAAATCCAATTAAGGAGAAAGAAGATGGGAACGAGGAAAGTCAAAGGATTGGTAGAATTAGTAAAATCACAAAACGGAAAATTGACGATTGTAGACTATGGCATTCCCAGTAAAGTGGCGACTTATGTTGCTATGGGATACATAGTCCAAAACTCTCAATTTTCAAGCAGGAAAGCTGAGGCCGAAAGACCTCGGTGAAACGCTACACAACCCCGTGGTGTCTATTGATGCTACGGGGTTTTTTTGTTTTTGGAAAGCAGCTATGTTCGTTTTTTTTCTTAAATCCCCTACCCTGCTACCCCCACATTAGTGGCACTCATGTTCATATATAGTAAAGGAACAAGAAATGACCAGAGCAAACCACACACTATCAGGAATACTTTTGGCCGAAGGAATAATCGCTTTCATCAGTCCCGGTCTTCTCACGATTGCGGGGATTTCTTACGTGCTTCAGGATAAAGCAATGTGTGTAGCGGTTCCACCTATAATTGTAGGTTCCATGGTTGGCGCCGTTTTTCCTGATATTGACCTTCGCATACCGGGTCTGGAGCACAGGACTTTAACTCACTGGTTTATTCCCTATGTAGCAGGAATTTTACTGGCATATTTTCTGGTCTATTCCTGGGTACTGTTCTTTTGCACCGGCGCCCTGGTTCACATCCTTTTGGACTCACTCAGCCTGATGGGAGTACCGATCTGGACCCCCTTCGGGAAGCGCAAGGGATTTAGAATCATGAGGGTGGGAAATTTTTCGGAAGTGATCGCCGCGTTGCTGATGGTTGTGTGTATGTATGGGATTTGGGCAATAACCACAATATAAGAAAGGGATTACTATTATGGAAAGGCCAACATTTGAAGAATTTGAGAGTGATCTGTCAACGTTTTTCCATGAACCGTTGACATTAAAAAGTAAAACGATTGCTTTCAATTTCT
Encoded here:
- a CDS encoding DUF4406 domain-containing protein, which translates into the protein MKVVYIAGPYRAKTIFGRIINIIRARREALKWWKRGYAVICSHSNSALFDGKAPDSVWLAGGLELLRRSDIIVMLPGWKFSQGSIQEYHTAKLLGIKVEEGEIYGKEKILPLHT
- a CDS encoding metal-dependent hydrolase, with product MTRANHTLSGILLAEGIIAFISPGLLTIAGISYVLQDKAMCVAVPPIIVGSMVGAVFPDIDLRIPGLEHRTLTHWFIPYVAGILLAYFLVYSWVLFFCTGALVHILLDSLSLMGVPIWTPFGKRKGFRIMRVGNFSEVIAALLMVVCMYGIWAITTI